Proteins encoded in a region of the Streptomyces sp. PCS3-D2 genome:
- a CDS encoding extracellular solute-binding protein, whose protein sequence is MKMRFLAVCTALAAATALTGCGQSADQAAGRQKVTLWLMKGSASADFIDSFTTSFEQEHPDLDLDVRIQEWTGIGDKVNAVLDGTSTEPADVIEVGNTQVAQYIETGGLSELTLEGLREWGSKDWLKGLAEPGSVNGAQYGVPWYAANRVVVYHKDLFANAGIKTPPKNRQEWIQATQKLDKGDQQGIYLAGQNWYVLAGFIWDEGGELAVETGGKWVGTLDDDKALAGMEFYQQLQALGDGPKAADEETPPQAQVFARGQVAQIIAPPGQAAEIEAANPELKGKLGFFPIPGKTSDRAGSVFTGGSDLIIPERTGHRKAAVAVITALVSEKWQTALARTMSYVPNKTTLAHLVEGDEGATSMAPGAAQGRATPTSARWAEVEAKNPIKPYMTAVLTGQDPRQAARTASAEIGRVLSSDR, encoded by the coding sequence TTGAAGATGCGCTTCCTCGCCGTGTGCACGGCCCTCGCGGCCGCGACCGCCCTGACGGGCTGCGGCCAGTCGGCCGATCAGGCCGCAGGGCGGCAGAAGGTGACGCTCTGGCTGATGAAGGGCAGTGCCTCGGCGGACTTCATCGACTCGTTCACCACGTCCTTCGAGCAGGAGCACCCCGACCTCGACCTCGATGTCAGGATCCAGGAGTGGACGGGCATCGGAGACAAGGTCAACGCCGTGCTGGACGGCACGAGCACGGAGCCCGCCGACGTGATCGAGGTCGGCAACACCCAGGTCGCGCAGTACATCGAGACCGGCGGCCTCTCCGAACTCACCCTCGAAGGGCTGCGCGAGTGGGGCAGCAAGGACTGGCTCAAGGGCCTCGCCGAGCCGGGGAGCGTCAACGGCGCCCAGTACGGCGTCCCCTGGTACGCCGCCAACCGTGTGGTCGTCTACCACAAGGACCTCTTCGCGAATGCCGGGATCAAAACCCCGCCCAAGAACCGCCAGGAGTGGATCCAGGCCACCCAGAAGCTCGACAAGGGCGACCAGCAGGGCATCTACCTGGCGGGCCAGAACTGGTACGTCCTCGCCGGCTTCATCTGGGACGAGGGCGGCGAGCTCGCCGTCGAGACGGGCGGCAAGTGGGTCGGCACCCTCGACGACGACAAGGCCCTGGCCGGCATGGAGTTCTACCAGCAGCTCCAGGCCCTCGGCGACGGCCCGAAGGCCGCGGACGAGGAGACGCCCCCACAGGCGCAGGTCTTCGCCCGCGGCCAGGTCGCGCAGATCATCGCCCCGCCCGGCCAGGCCGCCGAGATCGAGGCGGCCAACCCCGAGCTCAAGGGCAAGCTCGGCTTCTTCCCGATCCCCGGCAAGACCTCCGACAGGGCCGGATCCGTCTTCACCGGCGGTTCCGACCTGATCATCCCGGAACGGACCGGGCACCGGAAGGCGGCCGTGGCGGTGATCACCGCCCTGGTCAGCGAGAAGTGGCAGACCGCGCTGGCCCGCACGATGAGCTACGTACCGAACAAGACCACCCTCGCGCACCTGGTCGAGGGCGACGAGGGCGCCACCAGCATGGCCCCCGGCGCCGCCCAGGGCAGAGCCACCCCGACCTCCGCCCGCTGGGCCGAGGTCGAGGCGAAGAACCCGATCAAGCCCTACATGACGGCCGTGCTCACCGGACAGGACCCCCGGCAGGCCGCCCGGACGGCCTCCGCGGAGATCGGCCGCGTCCTCAGCTCCGACCGCTGA
- a CDS encoding dodecin yields MSNHTYRVTEIVGTSQEGIDQAIRNGIARAGRTVRNLDWFEVVQMRGHIENGEIAHYQVGLKVGFRLEGDD; encoded by the coding sequence ATGTCCAACCACACCTACCGGGTGACCGAGATCGTCGGCACCTCTCAAGAGGGCATCGATCAGGCCATTCGCAACGGGATCGCCCGTGCGGGCCGGACCGTACGGAACCTGGACTGGTTCGAGGTCGTCCAGATGCGCGGCCACATCGAGAACGGGGAGATCGCGCACTACCAGGTGGGACTGAAGGTCGGCTTCCGCCTCGAAGGCGACGACTGA
- a CDS encoding nucleotidase, translating to MSGKSTPRPPLAVFDIDNTLADTAHRQHFLERRPRDWAGFFGAAPADPPLARGIALAARSSADCEVVYLTGRPERCRADTVEWLTRHGLPEGRLWMRGNQDRRPARTTKLEVLGRIARGREVRMLVDDDELVCRAARAAGFRVVVADWAAQAPELTAGQQVEGRT from the coding sequence ATGAGCGGGAAGAGCACTCCGCGGCCGCCGCTGGCCGTCTTCGACATCGACAACACCCTGGCCGACACCGCCCACCGGCAGCATTTCCTGGAGCGCCGCCCCAGGGACTGGGCCGGCTTCTTCGGTGCGGCCCCGGCCGATCCGCCGCTCGCGCGGGGGATCGCGCTGGCGGCGCGGAGCTCGGCCGACTGCGAGGTGGTGTACCTGACCGGGCGGCCCGAGCGGTGCCGCGCGGACACGGTGGAGTGGCTCACCCGGCACGGCCTGCCCGAGGGGCGGTTGTGGATGCGCGGCAACCAGGACCGGCGGCCGGCCCGGACGACCAAGCTGGAGGTGCTGGGACGGATCGCGCGCGGCCGCGAGGTGCGCATGCTCGTCGACGACGACGAGCTCGTCTGCCGGGCCGCGCGGGCGGCCGGCTTCCGGGTCGTCGTCGCCGACTGGGCGGCACAGGCGCCCGAGCTCACCGCCGGCCAGCAGGTCGAGGGCCGGACCTGA
- a CDS encoding GNAT family N-acetyltransferase — translation MTIAPLSPSLSTAPASPLLAPEPAPAKAAAPGPHYTVRLARDEDEVRAAQRLRHQVFAGELGARLDGPEPGLDADAFDAYCDHLLVVDEEAEQVVGTYRLLPPERAAVAGRLYSEGEFDLSALAPIRPDLVEVGRSCVHPDHRNGAVIALIWAGLAHYMDRTGHNWLAGCCSIPLADGGVLAAATRERALTRSPAPEEYRVTPHVPWKPEGIAFPDRMELPPLLRGYLRLGAWVCGEPAFDAGFGCADLYVLLSLRRTNPRYLKHFRSLIPGA, via the coding sequence ATGACCATCGCACCCCTGTCCCCTTCCCTCTCCACGGCGCCCGCCTCCCCCCTCCTCGCCCCCGAACCCGCCCCGGCCAAGGCCGCCGCCCCCGGCCCCCACTACACCGTTCGCCTGGCCCGCGACGAGGACGAGGTGAGGGCCGCCCAGCGCCTGCGCCACCAGGTCTTCGCAGGCGAGCTCGGTGCCCGCCTCGACGGCCCCGAGCCGGGCCTCGACGCCGACGCCTTCGACGCCTACTGCGACCACCTCCTCGTCGTCGACGAGGAGGCCGAGCAGGTCGTCGGCACCTACCGGCTGCTGCCCCCCGAGCGCGCCGCCGTCGCGGGCCGGCTCTATTCCGAGGGAGAGTTCGACCTCTCCGCGCTCGCACCGATCCGCCCCGACCTCGTCGAGGTCGGCCGCTCCTGCGTGCACCCCGACCACCGCAACGGCGCCGTCATCGCCCTCATCTGGGCCGGTCTCGCCCACTACATGGACCGCACCGGACACAACTGGCTCGCCGGCTGCTGCTCGATACCGCTCGCCGACGGCGGCGTCCTCGCCGCGGCCACCCGCGAGCGCGCCCTCACCCGCAGCCCCGCACCCGAGGAGTACCGGGTCACCCCGCACGTCCCGTGGAAGCCCGAAGGCATCGCCTTCCCGGACCGCATGGAACTGCCACCGCTGCTGCGCGGCTACCTGCGCCTGGGCGCCTGGGTCTGCGGCGAGCCCGCCTTCGACGCCGGGTTCGGATGCGCCGACCTGTACGTCCTGCTCTCCCTGCGCCGGACCAACCCGCGCTACCTCAAGCACTTCCGTTCGCTCATCCCGGGCGCATGA
- a CDS encoding LLM class flavin-dependent oxidoreductase codes for MIRKLSILDRSRTRQDHPAPQALRDTVALARAAEGLGYHRFWVSEHHSVPGAAGSAPTVLAAAVAGATDRIRVGTGGVMLPNHQPLVVAEQFGVLESLFPGRIDMGLGRSVGFTSGIRRALGRDTGDADRFEEQLFELLGWFEGTQRAYPGVHARPAEGLRIPAYVLATGEGAGIAARAGLPLVVGDLRDRERVAGIVTAYRKEFRPSARAAEPYVVVSGAVAVAATTEEARRILLPEAWSTAYSRTRGSFPALRPAEEIESLEMSPRERDLYERALAGHIHGTEDRVAAELSEIAELTGADELLVTTSTYDRTALLDSYTRLARIAGPPGWESGSADNRTSGARSLSGGTTQGRGATRSTA; via the coding sequence GTGATCCGAAAACTCTCGATACTCGACCGGTCGCGCACCCGCCAGGACCACCCGGCCCCGCAGGCCCTGCGCGACACCGTCGCGCTGGCCCGGGCAGCGGAGGGGCTCGGCTACCACCGCTTCTGGGTGTCGGAGCACCACAGCGTGCCCGGCGCCGCGGGCTCGGCACCGACCGTGCTGGCCGCCGCGGTCGCCGGGGCGACGGACCGGATCCGGGTCGGCACGGGCGGGGTCATGCTGCCCAACCACCAGCCCCTCGTGGTCGCGGAGCAGTTCGGCGTACTGGAATCGCTCTTCCCCGGCCGGATCGACATGGGGCTCGGCCGCTCGGTCGGCTTCACGAGCGGCATCCGGCGCGCCCTGGGCCGGGACACCGGGGACGCCGACCGCTTCGAGGAGCAGCTCTTCGAGCTCCTCGGCTGGTTCGAAGGCACCCAGCGGGCCTACCCCGGGGTGCACGCCCGCCCGGCGGAAGGGCTGCGGATACCCGCGTACGTACTGGCCACGGGTGAGGGTGCCGGGATCGCCGCCCGGGCGGGCCTGCCGCTGGTCGTGGGCGACCTGCGCGACCGCGAGCGGGTCGCCGGGATCGTGACGGCCTACCGGAAGGAGTTCCGGCCCTCCGCGCGGGCCGCGGAGCCGTACGTCGTGGTCTCGGGCGCGGTGGCCGTCGCGGCCACCACCGAGGAGGCCCGGCGCATCCTGCTCCCGGAGGCCTGGTCCACCGCGTATTCCCGCACCCGGGGCAGCTTCCCCGCACTCCGTCCGGCCGAGGAGATCGAGTCCTTGGAGATGAGCCCGAGGGAGCGGGACCTGTACGAGCGCGCCCTCGCCGGGCATATCCACGGGACGGAGGACCGGGTGGCGGCCGAGCTGTCCGAGATCGCAGAACTCACCGGGGCGGACGAGCTGCTGGTCACCACCTCGACGTACGACCGGACGGCCCTGCTGGACTCGTACACGCGCCTGGCCCGTATCGCGGGCCCCCCGGGGTGGGAGTCGGGGAGCGCAGACAACCGGACCAGCGGTGCGAGGAGCCTGTCGGGCGGAACGACACAGGGCCGGGGCGCAACCCGCTCGACGGCCTGA